In the Bacteroidia bacterium genome, one interval contains:
- a CDS encoding bifunctional ADP-heptose synthase, producing the protein MITMKERLDEKKLNSIFEDFTTKRVLIVGDVMLDAYWWGNVNRISPEAPVPIVLVKKKEHRLGGAANVALNVKELGGNPVLCSVIGKDYDGGHLTDLLELRGISSDNLIRSKDRPTTVKTRILGNNHQLLRVDNELDLPLTEKDKQHLEKMVDDLLTNIDVVVFEDYDKGLLAPGIISFITGQARKLNIPIVVDPKKSNFNEYHHATLFKPNFKELTDGLKLDVSREFNIDEVREAARVLRKRLSLDMAMITLSEHGVFIMSETEEHLIPAHYRDIYDVSGAGDTVSSVAALALACGLSPYVLAELSNLAGGIVCEHVGVVPIQKEKLLEESIKVFG; encoded by the coding sequence TCAACTCAATTTTCGAAGATTTTACAACCAAGCGCGTGCTCATCGTGGGAGATGTGATGTTGGATGCTTACTGGTGGGGAAACGTAAACCGAATTTCTCCGGAAGCTCCGGTTCCCATAGTGCTGGTAAAGAAGAAAGAACACCGGCTGGGCGGAGCAGCCAACGTAGCGCTTAATGTAAAAGAACTCGGTGGGAACCCAGTACTTTGTTCGGTAATAGGTAAGGACTATGATGGCGGACACCTCACTGACTTGCTGGAATTGAGAGGTATTTCATCAGATAATCTCATCAGGTCTAAAGATCGTCCTACCACGGTGAAAACACGGATCCTGGGGAATAACCACCAGTTGCTGCGTGTGGACAATGAACTGGATTTGCCGCTCACAGAAAAGGACAAGCAGCACCTGGAAAAAATGGTGGATGACCTCCTGACCAATATTGATGTCGTGGTATTTGAAGATTATGACAAGGGTCTTCTTGCGCCAGGTATCATTAGTTTCATTACAGGCCAGGCACGTAAACTGAACATCCCGATCGTAGTGGATCCAAAGAAGAGCAACTTCAACGAGTACCATCATGCTACGCTGTTTAAGCCCAACTTCAAGGAGCTTACTGATGGGCTGAAGCTGGATGTCTCGCGTGAGTTTAATATTGATGAGGTGCGTGAAGCTGCGCGGGTGTTGCGCAAGCGGCTTTCACTGGATATGGCGATGATCACACTGTCAGAGCATGGCGTCTTCATCATGTCAGAAACCGAGGAGCACCTCATACCCGCGCATTACCGCGACATATATGATGTTTCAGGAGCCGGAGATACCGTAAGCAGTGTAGCAGCCCTTGCCCTGGCTTGCGGCCTTTCACCTTACGTGCTGGCCGAATTATCCAATCTGGCCGGAGGCATCGTCTGCGAACATGTAG